The genomic segment GGATTAGTAGGATATTTCTCATGGTCTTAAAATCAAGCAATTATGATAGTTGCTGTTTAAAAAATTGAGGGCTCGGAAGAGGTTGTCCCGCAAGGTTGACAAAAGCACGCAAGGGCATTGTCAATCTTGCAAGACAACCTTCTTCGAAACCATGCCTTAATCAATCAAAATCATCTTCTTCCGCGCGCTGTGCTTGGCTGTCTCGAGCTCATAATAATAGACACCCGGAGCACCGAGCTCATCGCGGCGGAATCGCAGCTCGTTGTAGCCTTGCTCAAAACTGCCCACGACGGTTTTCACCAACTGTCCCGAAACGCTGAACACACGGAAGGTGGCGCGACCTGCTTCTGGCAGGCGGAAACCGACAGCAGTCCAGCTGTCAAATGGGTTGGGTTGGTTCTGGTATAGCGCGAAGGTAGCGTTTTCGGTACCGCCTTGCCCATTCACGAACTCAAAGTCGAGCTTCAGCGCATTGCCGTCGCGGTCATAGCCCTCTGCTCGCGTGATATCCGAACCCGGACGCAACACCTCAGCAAGCGAGCTGCCATTGCGGAGCACCTTGAATCGGAGGGTGAAAAGCGTTTCGCCATCGGCAATCGTCATGGGTTCGGCTGTTACCCAAAGCGTGGTCAGCAAGCCTGCGTTCAAACGCATCGTGCCAAAGTTGGCATCGCCCATTTCAGGCAACACACCCGGCTCAATGCTTTCGAGTTTGAACACCTTCGGGTCGAAGTGCAGGGTCATCTGATAGCCCGAGCGCTCCGTGAAGTCGGTAGCCTTAAATGGCACTTCAATGATTTCGCCTGCGGAGAAGGTGCGTTCTTCGAGTCTGAAGCGGAAAGCGCCAAAGCGGTCGTCCGCGTCGTCGTCGCCCGTGAAGCTTGGCGTGATGTTGCCATTCACGTCGCCCATGCGCACCGCCACGAAGTCATCGTCGAGGAAGTCCATGTTGGCGGGCGTATGGCTGATGCTTTGCGGCGGTGCCACGCTGATTGGGTTCGGAGACGGGAAAGTGTATGATTTCGGGATAAACTTCCAGTCCGGCGAGCCAGTGATGTGGTCTTGGAGACCAAGCGCCACTTGTTGGATGCGGGCATAGTCAAGCAACGACAGCTGGCCGTCGCCGCTGACATCCGCCGCCACGAACTGGTAAGGCGAGGTCAGGGATTGGATGTTCAGCACATGACGCTTGATGAGCAGGATGTCTGCCCCTGTGATGCCATTGTTCCCCGGGGTACTTTTCTCACAGGCTACGGTCGTGTTGGAGTTGTTGGGCACCCCAAAGAGATAGGTGCCCGGGAGGCCCGTTGTCTGAGCAGCCATCACGTCGCCCGTAAGCGACACATTCACGCCCGGCACGGGTTTAGGGTTGTTCCAAGTCTGGATGTCGCCACCAATTTGCAGGTCAGCCACGTTGCAGGCTATTTCTACCTTTCCAGCTTGTGTGTTCACCATCACAGAGATAGGTGCGCCCGCGCTGTCAACGGTCACAATCAAATCTACCGGCATATCGGTGATGGATACGGCGGTCATGGAACCAATGGGCGCATCGGCATCCATCAGGATATCCACGCTGAACAATACGGTGCCGTTGGGCAAGGTGAGCGGGTTGCCCACCCAGATGATGCCCAGATTGTTGCCCGGTTGCAGCGTTGCGACCAAATCCGAAACCGCTGGGTTGAGGCTGCCTGCGGTGAGGCCAAGAATGGTGCCCACCATGTCATCCGCGACATTCAACGTGAATTGGAAGCCCGTCACGTCCTCGCAATTGTCAATCGTCACGGGCACCGACACGATTTGGTCGTTGCAACCATCGGCAGACCCTACCACAAACTTGATTTGGTCGCCCGCTTCCACTACCGCCGTGTCCACTTGCAAGCAGCCGCTTGCGGAGTCAACAACCGTCACTGAGTAAATGCCTGCCGACAAACCTGTAATGGCGGGTGTGGTGCCTGCGTTGCTCCATGTGTAGGAGAACTGGCCCGAGCCGCCTGTCACGATGGCCGTGGCAGTGCCGTCGTTGGCACCGAAGAACGATTCGGGGGTGCCTGTGACCGAGAGCGTGAAGCCTGCGTTGTTGCCAAGCGTCACTTCCACGTTGACGGTGCAAAGGTTGGAATTGCCAGCCGCGTCCACTGCGGTCAACGTCACGGCATTGATGCCCAAGTCTTGGCAGTCGAAGTTGGTTTTCGACAGGAACATAGTGTCAATGCCGCAGTTGTCGGTGCTACCGAGGTCAATATCGGTGGGTTTTAGGATGGCCTCGCCGTTGGTGCCAAGTGCGATGACGATATTGTTGTTGCAGATGAGCGTCGGTATGCTGTTGTCAACCACATTCACCACGATGGAATCCGTGTTCACGTTGCCGCAAGCATCGGTGGCAGTGAAAAGAATGTGATATAGGCCAACCGAATAGTTGCCGCTAATGTCGAAGCCGCCGTTTCCTTGAGGAGCGTTGTTTGTCACATCCAGCAAAGAGTCGGGCTGGCAATCGGTAATGTACTGGCTGATATTGAGCGAAACTGGCACGAGGCAATTCAGATTGGGCGGATAATCGGCAGACCGCACTGTAATCGTGTCGGGCATGCCGAGGAACAAGGGTGCCTCGTTGTCCACTACCGTGATTTTGCGAGTGTGGGTTTCCACGTTGCCGCAATCATCCACTGCTGTGCGCGTGCGCACCACAGTGTAGGAGAATTGACCGCATGGCCCTTGCGCGAAGTCAATCGTGTCTTGTTGGAACTGCACGTCCACGTTCTGCGAGCAGTTGTCGGTCGCCGTCACCAAAGAGGGTGCGGGCAGACCCGCAGAGCAGCTCACCGTATCGTCGGGTGGATAGGCGCTCAGGATGGGTTTCACCGTGTCTTGCACGCTGAACACCTGCACGCAGGTAGCAGCGTTGTTGGCTTGGTCGAGCGCCTTCCAGATGCGATAGACGAAGTTGCAATAAGCGCCTGTGCTATCCACTCCCGTCGAGTCGGTAAAATTGATGGAGGCGACCGTGCAGTTGTCCGATGCCAGAGGAGAGCCATTGGCTGCCGGAGAGAAATCCGCAGTGCATTGAATCACCTTGTTTTGTGGGCAGGAAGTGATGGTGGGCACCACGTTGTCTTGCACCACGACGAAGGTTTCGCAGACAGATTGGTTGCCAGCGAGGTCTTTCACATGGAGCCTTACCGGGTGCTGCGTCGTACCATCCGCGTCGGCGCAACCAAACGTGATGCTGTTTGCGATGCCGCCCGGCGGGTTGAGGCGCTGGATTTTCAAATCCAACTGATTTTGCGGCGTGCAGTTGTCGCTGCTGCTTGCATTGATGTTGGCCGAGGTCACCGTGACGGTACCCGACGATTGCAGCGCGATACTGATGCCGTTGATGCAGGCCGCAATGGGGTTGGTGCCATCTTTCACTTGCAACACGATGGTTTTCGTGGAGACGTTGTTGTTGCCATCTATTGCGGTAAACACAAGGGTGTAGGTGCCTTGCGCAAGAATTTCGCTGTAGTTCGCGCCCTGATTCGTTCGGTTGTTCGTAATCACCAGCGTCGTCGAATCGCAATCGCTGACAAACGGAGCGATATTAATAGCCACCGTGTCTTTGCAGTCAAGATTGTTCGGGTCGGTGAACACCACCAAGGTGTCAGGCGCGTTAGCGGCGAAAACGGGCGCTTGAGTGTCCTGAATGACGATGATTTGTGTGCCAGTAGTCACGTTGCCCTCGTCGTCGGTCGCTTTCCATGTGCGGCGCAGGGTGTATTTGTAAATATTCGTGAAAGAGGTAGTGTCTTGCACGAAATCAATGGCCACATTCGGGTCGCAAGCATCCACTGCCGTGATGTTAGCTACATTAGGAATAGGCGTGCACGCCTCCAAGGTGATGTCTGCCGGAATGGGCGACAACACGGGAGCTGTCACGTCTTTCACCAAAACCTGTGTGATGCACTGTTCAAAGTTGTTGGCCACGTCCGTCACCGTGAGCGTCACGTCCACCGGATTGTTCAGGTTGGCACAAGTCAGCACCGACGGGCTAAGGCTCAGCGTCACCGGGCCGCAATTGTGCTGGTCGAAGCTGCCGTTGTTAATTTCCGAAAGTGAAAGTGCGTAGTCGCCTGCCGGTGTTAGGTTCACCGTGAACGCAGGTTTGCACAATGAAATCGGCGGGAAAGTGTCATTGAAAATCTGAACACTTTGCAGCTGCGTGGTGGTGTTGTTCTGCGGGTCGGTGTACGACCATGTAATGGCGTAGTTGCCCGAATTAAGCACATAACGCGGCGGGCCACCCGGCATGAATGGAGGCAGAATGTCAATGACTGGCACAGAGGGCGTGCCGTAGATGGTGATGAACATATTGCCATCGCAATCGGTCGCGGAGGGTGCTTCCACCGTATCCTTTCCGCAGTAGCTGATTATGGGAGGCAAAATCGGCTCGTCGGGCACTGGTGCGGTGCCATCAAACAAGGTTACCGTGAAGGTGCAGGAGTCCGCCAGATTATTTGCTTTGCCATCGGTAGCCACTATTTTCACTTCAAAAGTTTCGCCTGCCTGAACGGGGTTGACCACGCTGGAAAGCGCCGTGCCAGCTGCCGGGAACTGCGTGAGCACCACGCCATTCAGACAGTTGTCGGTCACTTGTGCGCCATTGAGATAGTTGGGCACCACCGTCGTGCCTACACAGCTCGCAGCGATGGAGAGATTCTGCGGCGAGGGGCAAGCTACTGTGGGCGCTTGCGTGTCCAGTACTCTCACCGTGAAAGAACAAACAGTTGTGTTACCCACCACATCGGTAGCAGTGTAGGTAATCACCGTCTCGCCCACAGGGAAGAAAGTGGTTGGGAAGGTCCCGAACACAGGAGGATTGTTATACACAAACGGAGAAGAAGCATTGATGGAGCTTTGCACTGAGGCATTGCTGATGGTCTCCGTCACTGTGTAAGTGGAACAGTCGCGGAAGCTTTCCTCAAAGGGTGTGGTGCGGCGGAATGGGCGATACCACGAGAAGATATTGCCACAGTTGCCCGTTGCGTTCTGAATCGTGATGACGCTGTCGCAAACAAAGTTGGTGTTGCCCAATGATGCGCCGAATGGCTCGTACACCACAGGGCCGTTTCCGTCAGTCACCACTACTGTTATCGTGATTTGGCTGGCATTGGCACATGGGTCAGCCACCGTGAACGTCACTGTGGAGGTGCCGATGGGGAAATTCGTAGAAACCGAGGGGCCTGAGCCACTCATGCTTCCTATCGGGAAATTGACTACGTAATTAATCGTATAGCCGCCAAAAAGTACGTTGCAATTGTCTTGAATGTTGGCAGGTGTCAGTTGCACCAAAAATGGGGCCACGCATTGGGGGGCGCCGTTTTGGTTGTTGGCTTGCAGATTGACCAACGTCTGCACACCAGAGAAAGTAGGCGCTTGGGTATCCACCACAGAGAACACTTGCACATGGGTCGTGGTGTTGCCCGCTTTGTCGGTCACTGTCCATGTACGGGTCACGACGCTTGAGTTGAGGCAAGAGCCGGCAGTGGTCGCGTCGTTGTAGGTGATGGAAAGCGCATCGTTGCAAGCGTCGTCGCAAGCATCCGTTACATCAGCCAAAGTGATTTGCCCCAACACCGCGAAGTCCGTTGGGTTGTAGGCATTGCACTGCACGGTGACGGCAGGAGGAGCCACCGCGTTGGCATTGATGATGACAGGTGGTGTCACATCGTTCACCGTGATGGTTTTGGTGCAAACGGCGGTGTTGCCAAACACATCCATCGCGCGGAACGTCACCACGTTGGTGCCCACATCGTTGCAATTCCATTGATAGGTTGGCGCAAACCCGCTTCCATCCACACTGACCGCAAAGCTAAGGGGGCAGGAAGGAGTGGAGTTGAGCGTGTTGTCCGTGATAGTGAAGTTGGCCGCATAAATATCGGCATCCAAAACGCCGGAGCAATTGGCATTCAGGCTGACCGAAGACGGCGTGAAAGAGCCGCAGTTGGTGATGCTAGGTGTTAGTGTGTCTGTCACTGTCACCGTGGCATTGCAAGTGGCGGACAAGCCGCCGCCATCGGTCACGATGAGGGTGTAGGTATTGGCCCCGATGTTCGCGCAAGTATATACCGCAGGGGCGCTGGTGAAGGAGAAAAAGCAGTTGTCCGTGCTGTTGTTGTTTACTTGGCTGGGTGTCACGGTGACAGTGCCGCCAGCGTTCAACGCAACGGTGATGTTTTTGCAGTTAGCCACTGGCGGCTGCACATCCGTCACCACCACATTGAAGGTGCAAAGGCCAACGTTGCCTGCCGCATCGAGTGCCGTATAGGTTACTTGGGTTGTCCCAAAAAAGAAGAATGCGCCTGGGTTGTGAGAAGCAATCACCGTGATATTGCCCGGGCAGTTGTCTGTGAAAGTTGGTGGGGTCCACGTCACGGAAGCCAAACAGCCGCCGAGATTCGCATTTACGGGAGGGGGATTGGGGCAGTTAGCCGTGGTCGGCGGCTGCAAGTCTGTGATGTTCACGTTGAAGCTGCAAGCAGAAGAGTTGCCAGCGGCATCAATAAAGGTGTAGGTCACGGGAGTAAGTCCCTTTTTGAAATTCACGGAGTTCGGAATCGGATAAGCACCCGATGCTGGGCCGCTGAAGTTGGCACCCGTCAGTTGATAGTTGAGCACCGTGACCCCGCAGTTGTCCTGATATTGGCCGGGGCCATTCAGGGCGCTGCCGTTGGGTTGCATAGTGAGTGCCAGGCCGGGAATGGCCGAAGCGTTGGTCTCGCAGCTGGCATCCGCGGTGATGGCGATGTTGGTGGGGCAGTTGGCGACGGGCGGCAACACATCCACCACAGTAATCGTGGTATTGCAGGTGCTTGAGGGCGAGAGCGGCGAAAGGTCATCAACCGTCAAAGTGACGGCATTGCTGCCGAGATTGGCGCAGGTGAACGTGCTAGGCGCGACCGACAAGGTCACGGCACCACAGTTGTCGTTGGAGCCATTGTCCACTTGAGAGGCCAACAAGGTGCCCTGCCCGTTGGCACCCAATTGCACCACCACTGTTCCGGCGGGTTTGCAAAGCGCATTGGGTGCTTGGGGTTCATTCACCACCACCTCTATGGTGATGGTGGTGCAGTTGTTGTAAGCATCGCACCAAGTGTAGGGGATTCTGGTGGTGCCCACCGGAAACTGAATCGCCAAGAACTTGTGCGCAGGGGTACATACATTGAGAGCCGGAATGAGCGGGAATGAGCTGACCGGGTTGTTATTGATATCGAAAACAGTAGCAACGCCTTCTACTGGCGCAAAGCTGGGCAAGTCGCAGTCGCTCACCGTGTAGTTGTCGAACACTGGGCCGACGCAGTTCGATACCACTGGCCGCTCAATAGTAACAGTGGCTGAGCAGTCCCCTGGTGTCACATTCACATTGTAGGAAGTCGGGAACGACACAGTGACTGCCGGAGGGGTAGTGTCTTGCACCGTGATGGTATAAGAGCAAGTACCCGTCAATCCCGCGCCATCCGTCACGGTCCATATCACGGTAGTGGTGGTGCCTTGTGCGAAAGCAGCCCCTGCCAGTGTGGCCGAGGCGTTCCAGTCATTGGTTATGGAAGCCAATGAGCAATTGTCGTTCGCGTTGGCAAAAGTCACATCGAACTCAGTGCCTACCACATCGTAGTCGCAATCCAAATCGGCCTGCCGCGTGAAGTTCGCGGGGCAAGCGACGGTTGGCGGCTCGTCATCCACGACTGTAATTTGAAAATTGCAGGTTGCCGTAGCCCCTGTGCCATCGGTTGCTTTGTGTTCGACAATGGTGGTACCCACATTGAAAGTCACTGACCATTGCGCCCCGCTCCCGGCAGCCACTGTCGCGCCGGTCATGCTCCACGAAGCCACGGCGCCCGGGCAATTGTCACTGAAAGGGAAGGAGCTGTTTGTGAACAAGTTGACCACACAATCCCCGCTTACATCATCGGAGGTGCCAAATATCAGGCTGGGGTCTTGGGCGGGTGGCGCAGGCAATCCAAAACACCCAACGGTAGGTGCCTCTGCGTCCACCACCGTCACGGTGAATTGGTCGCTGGCGGTGTTGCCTTTCCCATCGGTCACGGTGTAGGTCACGGTAGTCACGCCCACATTGAACGTAAGCGCGCTCACATCGCCGGCACCGCTGCCAGTGGTGGCTCCGGTCAAAACATAAGTGAGGTTGGCCAAACAGTTGTCGCCATATTGGCCGGGAGTCACCGTGGCCGGTGGCACCACAGGCCACACGATTTGCGTCATGGCTGCGCCCGGCACTCCCATTTTGGAACAGAGGCCGGGATCGGCATTGAAAGGCCCTTGGTTGGCAGGCGCGTCAATGAGAGGTATGATGTTGTCGTTGACCGTGATGCTCAGTTGGCGAAAATTGGCTGGGGTGCTGGGGCCCGCCGGACCATTCACCCGTACATACCAAGTCTGGGCTGGCCCCACGTCTGCACAGGTAAATGTGTATGGCAGTGCCACCACACCAGAAGAGAAGTTGGGCACGGGAGAAATTTCATAAGTACACGCAGCGTCCTTAGCAAAGCCGTTGGCAGTCATCACCATATCATTGAGAGTCGCCTCCGTGCCATTCATGGCAGTCAGGTTGAGGGTGATGTTGACAATGCCGGGCGCTGGCACGGTGAGAAAATCACCGCACTGCGCAAAGGTGTCCTGCGCCAGCAGTAGGCAAATAGCAGTCGTTGCCGCCAGCGCCCAACGGCGTGGAGTTGTAGAGTTGTTCATGGTCTGCAATTTTGATAAAAGGAAAAGAAGGGTAAACGAGAGGGATTCTTTGAAGAAAGGTAAGGGTTTCTTCATGCAGGCAAATCGGTTTGGAATGAAAAGTTGCTGTTTACAAATAACAAGTCTTCGCATAAAAAATAGGATTTTTCAGTGTTCGACTGAAATTCACTTTTACACGAGAGACCAACCGTAGTGGCGGAAGGATTAAAAAAATGCCTGCCCGCGAGCGCGGACTTGTGATTGAAAAAACCGGGCGCAAGGTTACAGCGAATTTCGGAAAACGGAACAAGCCAATTTCGGGGCAAAGCCAATTCAACTATTCACAAAAAGTTGCCAATCAATCCGATACGCACTTTTTGAAATTTTTCAGCACACTACTTGCATGAAACTATCGCCGCATTTGTCGCCCATCTTGCACAATCAGCCGGGCTTTGCCAAAAACCGTACCAAACTGAAAAATAGTGTTAATATGTTCCGTGTCAACACCCGGATGTTGAGATATGCACATTCTCACAGGAACGAATAAAAAACGAGCTGACGATTTGACTAATCCCGCGCTTTAGCGCCAGTGGAAGGAAACGGCCAAAAAAGAAATGGGCTACACAGTCAATGCAAACCATCTCCGTCCACTTCGCTTGGCCGGACAAGCCCCCTAAAACGGGTTCTGACAAAGTGGCTTTGAACGAACAACGCTTGCAATCCTTTGAAAATCACGCAAATCAATCAAGGCAATCCTCAAATCCTCGTTAATCAAGGTATAACTTTGCCGCATGGGAAAAAAGAAACGCCGACAATTCAAAATCAGCAAAAGAGGGTTGCCTCCCGGCACCCTTGTCTATACGGGCGACCGCACGGAGACCTCCTCACACATTGTCACGCTGTGCTATGGAGAGGCTCAATATGCAGAGCAGCCTGCCTACGCACCCGAATTGCGCAATCAAGTAGAAGGCTTGCTTTGGGTGGATGTGCGCAGCCTTACCGATACCCATCTCATCGAAAAAGTCGGGAACGGGTTCCAAATGCACCCTTTGGCGCTTGAAGATGTGCTCAACACGCACCAACGCGCCAAGCTGGAAGAGTATGACAACGGGCTTTTTTTCGTGCTGCACAACCTTCGCCTCGACGCTGGAACGCTTGAGCTGGTCAGTGAGCAAATTTCCCTGTTCATCGGCCACAACTTTGTCGTCTCGTTCCAAGAAGACCCTGACGACACCTTCGCCACTATCCGAAAACGCGCCCAAGAGGGCATCGGCAGAATGCGCAAGAAAGGCTCTGACTACCTTGCTTACGCTTTGATAGACAACATCGTGGACGGATACTACATCCTGCTGGACGAGATTGAGACTCAGGTGCTCGACCTGGAAGAAACCATGTTCAGCAATGGCTCCGACCCTTCCTACAAAGCACGCATTTTCAACTTGAAGCGCTTGGTCAACCAATTTCGACACCGCATCATGCCGCTGCGCGACGCAGTCGCCCGGCTTTTCCGCTCGGAGAGCGAAATCGTCGAAGACGCCAATCGGCTCTATCTCCGCGATGTGGTGGACCACGTTGACCAAATCCTCGACAGCGTGGACAACCAACGCGATATTCTCGACAGCATGGAGGCGCTTTACCACGCCGAATCGGCCAACCGACTCAACGAGGTTATGCGCATCCTCACTGTCATTAGTGTCATCTTTATGCCCTTGACTTTCATTGTCGGTATCTATGGCATGAACTTCGACAATATGCCTGAGCTGCACTGGCACTATGGCTATTTCATCACGCTGGGGTTCATGTTCGTGCTCACGGTGGGGATGCTGGTTTACTTCAGGCGCAAACGTTGGTTTTGAGGGTGAGCACCTCAAATTGAAAGCGCCCGCCCGACCATACAGTCGAGCAGGCGCTTTCTCTATTGTGCCCCACATTCTGGCGTTTATCGTTCAGAATTGAACCCGCAAGCCAGCGTTCGCGTAGAACAGGTTGTTGCGGTGCGATGAGTTTAGGTCTTTGAACACATCCGAAAGACCAAACTGGTAGCCGAGGTCAACGAACAGAATAGAGAGAAAATCCACGCCCACCCCGGCGTTCCATCCCCAGATGATGTTGTTGAGGTCGAGATTCTCAAAAGCTGATTCGTCTTCCGGCTTGTTGCTTAGGTTGAAGGTGGCGTTGGGACCAGTGAACACACGAGCGGCCCAAGCCGCGTCCACACCGCCAAACGAGTAGCCCACCATGACGGGGATGCGCAGGTTGGTGCGCCGATAATCCGACTCTTGCAACACTCTGGGCTGTATCCGATTCTTGACGAACTCGAACTGAATGCCCGGTTGGACGTAGAACTTGGTGCCGATTTGAACGTCGGCCCCTAGCTGATAGCCAATTTTGCTTTTGAAATTGGCCGAGTCAAGCTCGGTGATAGTGGAGGAGTTGAGGCCGACGAAGGGACGAAGCGTTATTTGTGCGTTGACCACGCCAAATAGCAGCCATGCGAAGACCGATGAAAAAAGAATCTTTTTCATAATTCGGAAATGGTTTGAGTTTGAAATGTTTTGCAAAAAAGAGCCTGAGCCAGAATGTTTTGCAGCAGCAAATGTATATCGCCGAATAAATTTTGCAAGCTGAATTTTTGAGCGCAATGCGTCTCGATAGGCGCTACTTTTCCCCCCCCCCGCTTTGGAGGGCATTTCACCTGTCTTGTCCGGACAAACCTCTCCCACTATTTGAACCATGAGGAGTAGAAGACATAGTTGTTGGCGATGCGTTCGATTTGGCCTTTGAACAATTCTGGGGTGAGTTCTTTCACACGCCGGGCAGGCACTCCGGCATAGACTCCCCCTTCGTGACAAACTGTTTTTTCCAAAACAACAGCCCCCGCCGCAATGAGGCAATTCTGCTCCACCACCGCCTCATCCATGATGATGGCGCCCATTCCTACGAGCACGTTGTCGTGCAAGGTGCAGCCATGCACTAGTGCCCTATGGCCGATGCTCACGTTGTTGCCGATGGTGGTGCCACACTTCTGGTAGGTGCCGTGCAGAATCGCGCCGTCTTGAATGTTGACTTTGTTGCCGATGCGGATGAAATTCACGTCGCCGCGCACGACGGCCTGAAACCACACGGAGCAGTCGTCGCCCATGACCACGTCGCCGATGATGGTGGCGTTTTCGGCCAAAAAGCAATTTTGGCCAAATTGAGGAATGAAGTCTCGGCAGGGAAGTATCAATGCCATGGTTCGATTTGCGATTTACGATTGGTTCGATTTACGATTGCCCGCCCGGCCAAGCGCAGCGGACTGGATTCGATTTGCGAGCCACGCGATGGCTGCCCCTATTGCATTGGCGAGCATATCGTCTATTTCATAAAATCTGCCGGGTATAAGAAATCCTTGCACCAGTTCCATCAGCACCCCATAGCAGGAGGTCAGCAGGAAAACAACCAACGCCTCTTTCCAACCAACGCGGCGGCCAGAAGTGCGGGTGTAGCCCCACAAAAACAACCAA from the Saprospiraceae bacterium genome contains:
- a CDS encoding HYR domain-containing protein — translated: MNNSTTPRRWALAATTAICLLLAQDTFAQCGDFLTVPAPGIVNITLNLTAMNGTEATLNDMVMTANGFAKDAACTYEISPVPNFSSGVVALPYTFTCADVGPAQTWYVRVNGPAGPSTPANFRQLSITVNDNIIPLIDAPANQGPFNADPGLCSKMGVPGAAMTQIVWPVVPPATVTPGQYGDNCLANLTYVLTGATTGSGAGDVSALTFNVGVTTVTYTVTDGKGNTASDQFTVTVVDAEAPTVGCFGLPAPPAQDPSLIFGTSDDVSGDCVVNLFTNSSFPFSDNCPGAVASWSMTGATVAAGSGAQWSVTFNVGTTIVEHKATDGTGATATCNFQITVVDDEPPTVACPANFTRQADLDCDYDVVGTEFDVTFANANDNCSLASITNDWNASATLAGAAFAQGTTTTVIWTVTDGAGLTGTCSYTITVQDTTPPAVTVSFPTSYNVNVTPGDCSATVTIERPVVSNCVGPVFDNYTVSDCDLPSFAPVEGVATVFDINNNPVSSFPLIPALNVCTPAHKFLAIQFPVGTTRIPYTWCDAYNNCTTITIEVVVNEPQAPNALCKPAGTVVVQLGANGQGTLLASQVDNGSNDNCGAVTLSVAPSTFTCANLGSNAVTLTVDDLSPLSPSSTCNTTITVVDVLPPVANCPTNIAITADASCETNASAIPGLALTMQPNGSALNGPGQYQDNCGVTVLNYQLTGANFSGPASGAYPIPNSVNFKKGLTPVTYTFIDAAGNSSACSFNVNITDLQPPTTANCPNPPPVNANLGGCLASVTWTPPTFTDNCPGNITVIASHNPGAFFFFGTTQVTYTALDAAGNVGLCTFNVVVTDVQPPVANCKNITVALNAGGTVTVTPSQVNNNSTDNCFFSFTSAPAVYTCANIGANTYTLIVTDGGGLSATCNATVTVTDTLTPSITNCGSFTPSSVSLNANCSGVLDADIYAANFTITDNTLNSTPSCPLSFAVSVDGSGFAPTYQWNCNDVGTNVVTFRAMDVFGNTAVCTKTITVNDVTPPVIINANAVAPPAVTVQCNAYNPTDFAVLGQITLADVTDACDDACNDALSITYNDATTAGSCLNSSVVTRTWTVTDKAGNTTTHVQVFSVVDTQAPTFSGVQTLVNLQANNQNGAPQCVAPFLVQLTPANIQDNCNVLFGGYTINYVVNFPIGSMSGSGPSVSTNFPIGTSTVTFTVADPCANASQITITVVVTDGNGPVVYEPFGASLGNTNFVCDSVITIQNATGNCGNIFSWYRPFRRTTPFEESFRDCSTYTVTETISNASVQSSINASSPFVYNNPPVFGTFPTTFFPVGETVITYTATDVVGNTTVCSFTVRVLDTQAPTVACPSPQNLSIAASCVGTTVVPNYLNGAQVTDNCLNGVVLTQFPAAGTALSSVVNPVQAGETFEVKIVATDGKANNLADSCTFTVTLFDGTAPVPDEPILPPIISYCGKDTVEAPSATDCDGNMFITIYGTPSVPVIDILPPFMPGGPPRYVLNSGNYAITWSYTDPQNNTTTQLQSVQIFNDTFPPISLCKPAFTVNLTPAGDYALSLSEINNGSFDQHNCGPVTLSLSPSVLTCANLNNPVDVTLTVTDVANNFEQCITQVLVKDVTAPVLSPIPADITLEACTPIPNVANITAVDACDPNVAIDFVQDTTSFTNIYKYTLRRTWKATDDEGNVTTGTQIIVIQDTQAPVFAANAPDTLVVFTDPNNLDCKDTVAINIAPFVSDCDSTTLVITNNRTNQGANYSEILAQGTYTLVFTAIDGNNNVSTKTIVLQVKDGTNPIAACINGISIALQSSGTVTVTSANINASSSDNCTPQNQLDLKIQRLNPPGGIANSITFGCADADGTTQHPVRLHVKDLAGNQSVCETFVVVQDNVVPTITSCPQNKVIQCTADFSPAANGSPLASDNCTVASINFTDSTGVDSTGAYCNFVYRIWKALDQANNAATCVQVFSVQDTVKPILSAYPPDDTVSCSAGLPAPSLVTATDNCSQNVDVQFQQDTIDFAQGPCGQFSYTVVRTRTAVDDCGNVETHTRKITVVDNEAPLFLGMPDTITVRSADYPPNLNCLVPVSLNISQYITDCQPDSLLDVTNNAPQGNGGFDISGNYSVGLYHILFTATDACGNVNTDSIVVNVVDNSIPTLICNNNIVIALGTNGEAILKPTDIDLGSTDNCGIDTMFLSKTNFDCQDLGINAVTLTAVDAAGNSNLCTVNVEVTLGNNAGFTLSVTGTPESFFGANDGTATAIVTGGSGQFSYTWSNAGTTPAITGLSAGIYSVTVVDSASGCLQVDTAVVEAGDQIKFVVGSADGCNDQIVSVPVTIDNCEDVTGFQFTLNVADDMVGTILGLTAGSLNPAVSDLVATLQPGNNLGIIWVGNPLTLPNGTVLFSVDILMDADAPIGSMTAVSITDMPVDLIVTVDSAGAPISVMVNTQAGKVEIACNVADLQIGGDIQTWNNPKPVPGVNVSLTGDVMAAQTTGLPGTYLFGVPNNSNTTVACEKSTPGNNGITGADILLIKRHVLNIQSLTSPYQFVAADVSGDGQLSLLDYARIQQVALGLQDHITGSPDWKFIPKSYTFPSPNPISVAPPQSISHTPANMDFLDDDFVAVRMGDVNGNITPSFTGDDDADDRFGAFRFRLEERTFSAGEIIEVPFKATDFTERSGYQMTLHFDPKVFKLESIEPGVLPEMGDANFGTMRLNAGLLTTLWVTAEPMTIADGETLFTLRFKVLRNGSSLAEVLRPGSDITRAEGYDRDGNALKLDFEFVNGQGGTENATFALYQNQPNPFDSWTAVGFRLPEAGRATFRVFSVSGQLVKTVVGSFEQGYNELRFRRDELGAPGVYYYELETAKHSARKKMILID
- the corA gene encoding magnesium/cobalt transporter CorA; this translates as MGKKKRRQFKISKRGLPPGTLVYTGDRTETSSHIVTLCYGEAQYAEQPAYAPELRNQVEGLLWVDVRSLTDTHLIEKVGNGFQMHPLALEDVLNTHQRAKLEEYDNGLFFVLHNLRLDAGTLELVSEQISLFIGHNFVVSFQEDPDDTFATIRKRAQEGIGRMRKKGSDYLAYALIDNIVDGYYILLDEIETQVLDLEETMFSNGSDPSYKARIFNLKRLVNQFRHRIMPLRDAVARLFRSESEIVEDANRLYLRDVVDHVDQILDSVDNQRDILDSMEALYHAESANRLNEVMRILTVISVIFMPLTFIVGIYGMNFDNMPELHWHYGYFITLGFMFVLTVGMLVYFRRKRWF
- a CDS encoding PorT family protein; this translates as MKKILFSSVFAWLLFGVVNAQITLRPFVGLNSSTITELDSANFKSKIGYQLGADVQIGTKFYVQPGIQFEFVKNRIQPRVLQESDYRRTNLRIPVMVGYSFGGVDAAWAARVFTGPNATFNLSNKPEDESAFENLDLNNIIWGWNAGVGVDFLSILFVDLGYQFGLSDVFKDLNSSHRNNLFYANAGLRVQF
- a CDS encoding gamma carbonic anhydrase family protein, whose translation is MALILPCRDFIPQFGQNCFLAENATIIGDVVMGDDCSVWFQAVVRGDVNFIRIGNKVNIQDGAILHGTYQKCGTTIGNNVSIGHRALVHGCTLHDNVLVGMGAIIMDEAVVEQNCLIAAGAVVLEKTVCHEGGVYAGVPARRVKELTPELFKGQIERIANNYVFYSSWFK